In Nitrospirota bacterium, the following are encoded in one genomic region:
- a CDS encoding CBS domain-containing protein: protein MAQKEKISVIRELTYNLKVGEVMNRKVITIGPDNLIIDLRNILRDNRISGTPVVEKDKLIGIISIEDLIKSLADCEMDATISEKMSQKIEVLYKDEPLIHAINKFDKFGYGRFPVIERGNEKLVGIITKQDIVHGLLRRLEDMYQEKEIHRWYESRILFEDIIADRVSIVLEYEIIGDDFEHAGEAASSLKKTLTHFGIHPHTVRRVAIAIYEAEMNIVIFTKGGKIIANIQPAQIEIEAIDSGPGIPDIEQAMQPGFSTAPERIRELGFGAGMGLPNIKKCADIMNIKSEIGKGTELKIIINLN from the coding sequence ATGGCACAAAAAGAAAAAATCAGTGTAATTCGAGAACTGACATATAACTTAAAAGTTGGTGAGGTAATGAATAGAAAGGTTATTACGATTGGCCCAGATAACTTAATTATTGATTTACGTAATATCCTTCGTGATAACCGTATCTCTGGAACACCAGTAGTAGAAAAAGATAAATTAATTGGAATCATCAGTATTGAAGATCTCATCAAATCTTTAGCAGATTGCGAAATGGATGCCACTATCTCAGAAAAAATGAGTCAAAAGATAGAAGTTTTATATAAAGATGAACCACTTATTCATGCGATTAATAAATTTGATAAATTTGGCTATGGTAGATTCCCTGTAATTGAAAGGGGAAATGAGAAGTTAGTGGGGATTATTACTAAACAAGATATCGTTCATGGATTATTACGAAGATTAGAAGATATGTATCAGGAGAAGGAAATTCATCGTTGGTATGAAAGTCGTATCCTTTTTGAAGATATCATTGCGGATAGAGTAAGTATAGTTTTAGAATATGAGATTATTGGTGATGACTTTGAACATGCAGGAGAAGCAGCAAGTAGTCTTAAAAAGACACTCACTCACTTTGGTATTCATCCACACACTGTCCGTAGAGTAGCTATTGCAATCTATGAAGCGGAGATGAATATCGTTATCTTTACTAAAGGGGGCAAGATTATTGCTAATATTCAACCAGCCCAGATTGAGATTGAGGCAATAGATTCGGGTCCGGGGATTCCTGATATTGAGCAGGCGATGCAACCTGGATTTTCAACTGCTCCAGAGCGGATACGGGAGTTAGGTTTTGGTGCAGGGATGGGCCTTCCCAATATCAAAAAATGTGCGGATATTATGAATATCAAATCAGAGATAGGTAAAGGGACAGAACTTAAGATTATAATTAACCTGAATTAA
- a CDS encoding DRTGG domain-containing protein, translating to MTLKEVKEILNAEVIVNTADLETEVKMCCGCDLMSDVLSFVKAGSLLLTGLVNAQVVRTAEVSEIKAICFVRGKTPFEETINLAKEKGIPLLTTKLPMYESCGKLYQKGLPGCSEYKGS from the coding sequence ATGACCCTCAAAGAAGTAAAAGAAATTTTGAATGCAGAAGTTATAGTAAATACGGCTGATTTAGAAACTGAAGTGAAGATGTGTTGTGGATGTGATTTAATGAGTGATGTGTTAAGTTTTGTTAAAGCAGGGTCTTTACTCCTAACAGGTCTGGTAAATGCCCAGGTAGTTCGTACCGCAGAAGTATCGGAAATAAAGGCAATTTGTTTTGTTCGTGGAAAAACACCATTCGAAGAAACTATAAATCTTGCAAAAGAGAAAGGGATTCCATTACTAACCACCAAACTCCCAATGTACGAATCATGTGGTAAATTATATCAAAAAGGATTACCTGGTTGCTCAGAGTATAAAGGTAGTTAA
- a CDS encoding zinc-dependent dehydrogenase has product MRVAVYYNNRDIRIEERPIPKIGSGEILVKVVASGICGSDVMEWYRIKKAPAVLGHEITGEIVEVGENVRDYRVGDRVFVSHHVPCNTCHYCLNGHHTACETLHKTNYEPGGFAEYIRIPEINVDRGVYLLPDEISFEDGTFIEPLACVVRGQRLLRIQPGESILIIGSGISGLLHINLARITGAGRVIATDINEYRLKASIRFGADTVIYAEEDVPSRLRQVNKNRLADHVIICTGAPSAIAQALQSVDSGGTVLFFAVPEPCINVSIPITDFWRREVTMMTSYGASPSDIAVAIKLISSRKVHVNEMITHRLSLSETGLGFQLVADANESIKVIIEPSR; this is encoded by the coding sequence ATGCGCGTAGCAGTATATTACAATAACAGGGATATAAGGATAGAGGAGAGACCGATCCCAAAGATTGGTTCAGGTGAGATACTCGTAAAAGTAGTTGCGAGTGGCATCTGTGGAAGTGATGTAATGGAATGGTATCGAATTAAAAAAGCACCTGCCGTATTGGGTCACGAGATAACAGGAGAGATTGTTGAGGTTGGTGAGAATGTCAGGGACTACAGGGTAGGTGATAGAGTTTTTGTGTCACATCATGTCCCATGCAATACCTGTCATTACTGTCTAAATGGGCATCATACCGCATGTGAGACTCTGCATAAAACTAATTATGAACCTGGAGGCTTTGCTGAATATATTCGTATACCTGAAATAAATGTTGACCGGGGTGTATATCTGTTGCCTGATGAGATATCTTTCGAAGATGGGACATTTATTGAGCCGCTTGCATGCGTTGTGCGCGGACAGAGATTATTACGAATACAACCTGGTGAAAGTATACTCATCATAGGAAGCGGTATCTCGGGACTCCTCCATATAAATCTTGCTCGGATAACTGGAGCAGGACGGGTGATTGCAACTGATATTAATGAATATCGCCTTAAGGCATCTATTAGATTCGGGGCAGATACAGTTATTTATGCCGAAGAGGATGTCCCATCCCGTTTGCGTCAGGTCAATAAAAACAGACTTGCTGACCATGTAATAATCTGTACAGGGGCACCATCTGCCATTGCTCAGGCTCTTCAATCTGTAGATAGTGGGGGAACTGTCTTATTTTTTGCAGTTCCTGAGCCATGTATTAATGTCAGTATACCAATTACTGATTTCTGGCGTAGAGAGGTAACAATGATGACCTCGTATGGTGCCAGCCCATCAGACATCGCAGTGGCAATAAAACTCATAAGTTCTCGAAAGGTTCATGTTAATGAAATGATAACGCACAGATTAAGCCTCTCGGAGACAGGTCTCGGATTTCAACTCGTTGCTGATGCTAATGAATCTATCAAGGTGATTATCGAACCATCGCGGTAA
- the lsrF gene encoding 3-hydroxy-5-phosphonooxypentane-2,4-dione thiolase has product KEVFTMDWGMKNRLSQLIKPDGHCLFLPIDHGYFLGPTTKLEKPRETIKPLLPYCDALFVTRGVLRSCIEPDNSVPIILRVSGGTSIVGKDLANEGITTSVKEALRLNVSAVGISIFIGSDYERQTLLNLARLVDEAEDYGIPVMAVTAVGKELEKRDARYLALCCRIAAELGAKVVKTYWCENFEKVVNGCPVPIVIAGGPKVDTDLEVLEFVYDGIQRGAIGVNLGRNIWQNEHPVAMIKALRAIIHKKATPKEAYELFNEVKEKGKKVGLTKY; this is encoded by the coding sequence GAAGGAGGTATTTACGATGGATTGGGGAATGAAAAATCGGCTGTCACAATTAATTAAACCCGATGGTCACTGTTTATTTTTGCCTATTGACCATGGATATTTTCTTGGTCCTACAACAAAATTGGAAAAACCAAGAGAGACAATTAAACCACTTCTTCCTTATTGTGATGCCCTGTTTGTTACCAGAGGAGTATTGCGTTCGTGCATAGAGCCTGATAATAGTGTTCCAATTATTCTACGGGTATCAGGAGGCACAAGTATTGTAGGAAAAGATCTGGCTAATGAAGGCATAACCACCTCTGTAAAGGAAGCACTCAGACTTAATGTATCTGCTGTAGGTATATCTATATTTATAGGTAGCGATTATGAGCGCCAAACACTACTAAATCTGGCAAGACTTGTAGATGAAGCAGAGGATTATGGCATTCCAGTGATGGCAGTTACCGCTGTTGGTAAGGAATTAGAAAAGCGAGATGCCCGTTACCTCGCCTTATGCTGTCGCATCGCTGCGGAGTTAGGGGCAAAGGTGGTAAAGACATACTGGTGCGAGAATTTTGAGAAAGTAGTAAACGGTTGCCCTGTCCCCATAGTTATAGCAGGTGGACCAAAGGTAGACACAGATCTTGAGGTGTTGGAATTTGTTTACGATGGAATACAAAGAGGTGCTATAGGTGTTAATCTGGGGAGGAATATCTGGCAAAATGAACACCCTGTTGCAATGATCAAGGCACTAAGGGCCATCATCCATAAAAAGGCAACACCCAAAGAGGCATACGAGCTGTTTAATGAGGTGAAGGAAAAGGGTAAAAAAGTGGGGCTCACTAAATATTAA
- a CDS encoding 3-hydroxy-5-phosphonooxypentane-2,4-dione thiolase LsrF (involved in autoinducer 2 transport and processing), whose protein sequence is MDWGMKNRLSQLIKPDGHCLFLPIDHGYFLGPTTKLE, encoded by the coding sequence ATGGATTGGGGAATGAAAAATCGGCTGTCACAATTAATTAAACCCGATGGTCACTGTTTATTTTTGCCTATTGACCATGGATATTTTCTTGGTCCTACAACAAAATTGGAA
- a CDS encoding ketose-bisphosphate aldolase: MPLVPMRQILDEAMKKGYGVGAYNVNNMEQIQAIMKAAKETRSPVIIQASRGALKYSNLVYLKHLMLAAVEDNPEIPIAMHLDHGNSLEIVKTAVNLGFTSVMIDGSLMEDGKTVSTYEYNLKVTKEVVEYAHRFGVTVEGELGTLGGIEDGIGSGHTHLTDPAQAEEFIKKTNIDALAVAIGTSHGAYKFKDAPRLAMDIIMGIKRRCPDTPLVLHGASSVPQYLTDIVNKYGGRMEDSKGVPIVSIQEAIRLGVVKINVDTDSRIAFTGAIRKILTEAPEKFDPRDYLTPAREAVFDVIKFKMEAFGTAGHADDYRGISLEEAKKFYCL, from the coding sequence ATGCCATTGGTTCCCATGAGACAGATCCTTGATGAAGCCATGAAAAAAGGCTATGGGGTTGGGGCTTACAATGTAAATAATATGGAGCAGATTCAGGCAATCATGAAGGCTGCAAAAGAAACAAGGTCTCCTGTTATTATTCAGGCAAGCAGGGGTGCACTTAAATACTCAAATCTTGTATATCTGAAACATCTTATGCTTGCTGCTGTGGAAGATAACCCTGAAATCCCAATCGCCATGCACCTCGATCACGGAAATTCTCTCGAAATCGTAAAGACTGCCGTAAATCTTGGGTTTACTTCAGTTATGATAGATGGTTCTTTGATGGAGGATGGTAAAACAGTAAGCACCTACGAATATAACCTTAAGGTTACCAAAGAGGTTGTTGAATACGCACATAGATTTGGTGTGACTGTGGAAGGTGAACTTGGAACCCTCGGAGGGATAGAAGATGGGATAGGTTCAGGGCATACTCACCTCACAGACCCTGCTCAGGCTGAGGAGTTTATAAAGAAGACAAATATTGATGCCCTTGCTGTTGCCATAGGGACATCACATGGTGCATACAAATTCAAAGATGCTCCAAGGCTTGCCATGGACATTATAATGGGTATTAAGAGGAGATGTCCTGACACACCTCTTGTTCTTCATGGAGCAAGCAGTGTGCCTCAGTATTTGACCGATATTGTTAACAAATATGGTGGCAGGATGGAAGACTCTAAAGGTGTCCCGATAGTCTCCATACAGGAGGCTATAAGGCTCGGTGTTGTCAAGATTAATGTTGATACTGATTCAAGGATTGCCTTTACAGGGGCGATTAGAAAGATACTTACGGAAGCACCTGAAAAGTTCGATCCCAGAGATTATCTTACACCTGCAAGGGAAGCAGTCTTCGACGTCATCAAATTTAAGATGGAGGCATTTGGCACAGCAGGGCATGCGGATGATTACAGAGGGATATCTCTTGAAGAGGCAAAGAAGTTTTACTGTTTATAG
- the htpX gene encoding zinc metalloprotease HtpX codes for MNTLKTMVLMVALTLILIWAGAAIGGKSGMTIALGFALVMNMVTYWFSDKIVLKMYGAQQVTEAEAPELYSIVRTLAHKAGLPMPKVYIIDGDSPNAFATGRNPSHAAVAVTSGIMRILSRDELSGVIGHELAHVKHRDILIGTIAATIAGAISYLSQMAQWAMIFGGRSDDEGRGGNPIAALVMMIVGPIAALLIQMAISRSREYAADQGGARIAGNPLFLAGALKKLHIASQRIPLEANPATAHMFIVSPLSGGGILSLFSTHPPIEERVTRLEAMARGAY; via the coding sequence ATGAACACACTGAAGACAATGGTATTGATGGTTGCACTGACATTGATACTCATATGGGCTGGTGCAGCTATTGGTGGAAAATCAGGGATGACTATAGCACTTGGTTTCGCCCTTGTAATGAACATGGTCACATATTGGTTCAGCGACAAGATAGTACTCAAGATGTATGGTGCGCAGCAGGTAACTGAGGCAGAGGCACCAGAACTTTACAGTATCGTTAGGACACTCGCACATAAAGCAGGATTACCAATGCCAAAGGTGTATATAATTGATGGCGATTCACCAAATGCCTTTGCAACTGGAAGAAACCCTTCGCACGCAGCGGTCGCAGTAACAAGTGGGATAATGAGGATACTGTCGAGAGATGAACTTTCTGGTGTTATAGGGCACGAGTTGGCACATGTAAAACACCGCGATATACTTATAGGCACAATAGCTGCGACCATTGCAGGTGCGATAAGTTACCTCTCACAGATGGCTCAGTGGGCAATGATTTTTGGTGGAAGAAGCGATGATGAAGGTAGAGGCGGAAACCCTATCGCTGCACTGGTGATGATGATAGTAGGTCCTATTGCAGCACTGCTTATACAGATGGCTATCTCAAGGTCAAGGGAATATGCCGCTGACCAGGGTGGTGCAAGAATAGCAGGAAATCCCCTTTTTCTCGCAGGTGCACTAAAAAAGCTCCATATTGCTTCTCAGAGGATACCTCTTGAGGCAAACCCTGCAACCGCTCATATGTTTATTGTGAGCCCTCTGAGCGGTGGTGGAATCCTCAGCCTCTTCAGCACACACCCACCAATTGAAGAGCGTGTGACAAGGCTTGAGGCTATGGCAAGAGGAGCATATTAA
- a CDS encoding type II toxin-antitoxin system PemK/MazF family toxin, whose product MARILRGDVRWVDLNPVRGREQAGLRPVLILSHDIFNERSGTVIAVVLTSQPQRAGFPLTLELKTANLPKRSWVKISQIRTLSVERIGKIIGKASPEEIEQVVEGLNEIIGA is encoded by the coding sequence ATGGCCCGAATACTAAGGGGCGACGTTAGATGGGTTGATTTAAACCCAGTTCGGGGCCGTGAGCAAGCAGGCTTACGGCCTGTTTTGATTTTAAGCCACGATATTTTTAATGAGCGTTCAGGGACGGTCATTGCCGTAGTTCTAACCAGTCAGCCCCAGAGAGCAGGATTCCCCCTTACTCTTGAATTGAAAACTGCAAATTTGCCCAAACGGTCATGGGTAAAAATAAGTCAGATTCGGACGCTTTCAGTTGAGAGAATTGGAAAAATAATCGGAAAGGCTTCTCCTGAAGAAATAGAACAGGTTGTTGAAGGACTGAATGAGATAATAGGGGCATAA
- a CDS encoding ribbon-helix-helix domain-containing protein, with the protein MGKAKIAITLDEQYIEQLDRFVNEHIFQNRSQAIQEAVEEKLARIKRTRLAKECAKLDQTFEKAMADEGLTEDLSQWPEY; encoded by the coding sequence ATGGGCAAAGCAAAAATTGCGATCACATTGGATGAACAATACATTGAACAGTTAGACAGATTCGTCAATGAACATATTTTTCAGAATCGTAGCCAAGCTATTCAGGAGGCTGTAGAAGAAAAGCTTGCACGGATAAAACGCACCCGTTTAGCGAAAGAATGCGCGAAACTTGACCAGACCTTTGAAAAGGCAATGGCAGATGAAGGATTAACTGAGGATTTGAGCCAATGGCCCGAATACTAA
- a CDS encoding sulfite exporter TauE/SafE family protein — protein MSFPVSGVKTYIFIPPLVALVVSFFTSMGGISGAFLLLPFQMSVFNYTSPSVSATNFVFNIVAIPSGVYRYLKEGRMVWPLTAVVIMGTLPGVFIGYFLRVIYLPDPRAFKLFVGCVLLYIGGRLLYEIAWKGQVEKVKINAVDEKFKIRVKQLKEQQQARITAGIPPEAVVKTISFSLTKIEYEFWGERFSFSPVAMFILSFLVGIIGGTYGVGGGAIIAPFCVAVFHLPIYTVAGASLMGTLLTSIAGVTFYSIIPAKTGLSTSPDWLLGFLFGAGGFAGMYLGARFQKFVPQRLIKLMLGVIIVSLALLYVLQYITM, from the coding sequence ATATCTTTTCCAGTATCAGGCGTCAAGACCTACATATTTATCCCCCCTCTGGTCGCACTGGTCGTTTCATTTTTTACCTCTATGGGAGGGATTTCAGGAGCCTTTCTCCTTCTCCCGTTCCAGATGAGCGTCTTTAACTACACAAGCCCCTCTGTGAGTGCAACAAATTTTGTCTTCAATATTGTGGCTATTCCCAGCGGGGTATATCGTTATCTCAAAGAAGGTCGAATGGTATGGCCCCTGACCGCAGTGGTCATTATGGGGACACTTCCCGGTGTATTTATCGGGTACTTTCTGAGGGTAATCTATCTGCCTGATCCAAGAGCCTTCAAACTTTTTGTTGGATGCGTTCTCCTCTATATTGGAGGTCGCCTTCTCTACGAGATAGCATGGAAAGGGCAGGTTGAAAAGGTAAAGATAAATGCTGTCGATGAAAAGTTCAAGATAAGAGTCAAACAACTAAAAGAACAACAGCAGGCAAGAATAACTGCAGGGATTCCTCCAGAGGCAGTGGTGAAAACAATCTCTTTCAGCCTTACTAAAATTGAATACGAGTTCTGGGGTGAAAGGTTTTCATTCAGTCCTGTAGCTATGTTTATCCTTTCCTTTCTTGTAGGGATTATCGGTGGCACATACGGGGTTGGTGGGGGGGCTATTATTGCACCATTCTGTGTAGCGGTCTTTCACTTACCTATCTATACGGTTGCAGGTGCTTCCCTGATGGGCACATTACTGACTTCTATAGCTGGGGTGACCTTTTACAGTATTATCCCTGCTAAGACTGGACTGTCAACATCGCCTGATTGGCTATTAGGGTTTCTCTTCGGGGCAGGAGGATTTGCTGGCATGTATCTTGGGGCTCGATTCCAGAAATTTGTTCCACAGAGGTTAATTAAACTTATGTTAGGAGTCATTATCGTATCTCTGGCATTGCTATATGTTTTGCAGTACATAACTATGTAA